The Salmo salar chromosome ssa06, Ssal_v3.1, whole genome shotgun sequence genome window below encodes:
- the ostm1 gene encoding osteopetrosis-associated transmembrane protein 1 precursor (The RefSeq protein has 1 frameshift compared to this genomic sequence), which yields MFIVQVGALLIALIYYANAQTSVVAVNTTIPGSELSASGLRQLAAAVVPQSPVFHPSLRSQFSLNLLSAFPEDLEVSDYCVALLAIFGQRYSTYVNCLVSAARPVKVCQNCYGTYGNLMEIYRNISDQTGPGNVSCRDSLLRSDRLMLVFLLYSNLEDIWTASECNRCVSQRHHSLTNDTLYFMETLNQSLSCFEKYQKGNHSELCTECKATYRELNELYSRMEKNHTLCIDIEDSMNMTRILWSKNFNCSFPRAETVPVIAVSSFMLFLPIIFYLSSFLHSEQKKRKLIHPKRAKSNPSFINIQDKFS from the exons ATGTTTATTGTTCAGGTGGGTGCGTTATTAATAGCGTTGATATATTACGCCAATGCTCAAACGTCTGTTGTCGCTGTAAACACCACCATCCCGGGTTCAGAGCTGAGCGCAAGCGGCTTGAGGCAACTCGCCGCGGCAGTTGTGCCTCAGTCGCCCG TGTTTCACCCCAGTCTCCGTTCACAGTTTTCTCTCAACCTGTTGTCGGCGTTTCCAGAAGATCTGGAGGTCAGCGATTACTGCGTCGCGCTGCTGGCTATCTTTGGGCAGCGATATTCAACGTATGTGAATTGTTTGGTGTCCGCGGCGCGTCCTGTCAAAGTGTGCCAAAACTGTTATGGCACCTACGGCAACCTTATGGAAATCTACAGAAACATATCAGACCAG ACTGGCCCAGGGAATGTGAGCTGCAGAGACAGCCTACTGCGTTCTGATAGGCTGATGCTGGTGTTCCTGCTCTACAGTAACCTGGAGGACATCTGGACCGCTTCAGAATGTAACC GTTGTGTAAGCCAGAGACACCACAGCCTGACCAATGACACCCTTTACTTCATGGAAACTCTGAACCAGTCCCTCAGCTGCTTTGAGAAGTACCAGAAG GGTAACCACTCAGAGCTTTGTACGGAATGTAAGGCCACATACAGAGAACTGAATGAGCTGTACAGCCGCATGGAGAAGAATCACACCCTCTGCATCGACATCGAGGACTCG ATGAATATGACCCGCATACTGTGGAGCAAGAATTTCAATTGTTCTTTCCCCCGGGCGGAGACTGTTCCTGTCATCGCCGTGTCCAGCTTCATGCTCTTTCTGCCCATCATCTTCTACTTGAGCAGCTTCCTTCACTCGGAACAAAAGAAACGCAAGCTCATACACC CCAAACGAGCCAAGTCCAACCCCAGCTTCATTAACATCCAGGACAAGTTCagctga